In a single window of the Gadus chalcogrammus isolate NIFS_2021 chromosome 20, NIFS_Gcha_1.0, whole genome shotgun sequence genome:
- the sowahca gene encoding ankyrin repeat domain-containing protein SOWAHC isoform X2, with amino-acid sequence MKMDCLDAVRRTDANVYAVECNGNGVNTHDSSLSRTSAPTVDLNETSDDCFNGNPNDKDQTREKSPTSPVLVDNNPKPHVSSSRVAISKEPASSTHGQVATDTTTTFAGTEVKMRERRRRESAPAIGSELDHPAHPVGHHCQVRGGRRISKGSQRAMLTSGLSEDSPWEGLDTLGDSSTPKGSRRNFIELMMSSSPQVRRSMIHRSSCLRDSVKGDGDTASLLSSSATDEDCCASVTLDPLEHEWMLCASDGQWDSLQPLLAVEPGLLSKRDFVTGFTCLHWAAKQGKVELLGQLLSFARDSAVPVDVNGRSGSGYTPMHLAAMHCHTQVVRALVSDWEADTEVRDYSGKQAIQYLPPPLAADLHHQGVVAATSPTGAPPGTDAESTDRGGGTGRGWRLARALQSGNLNPLRLLNPSAEATEPDAGASCKPKAGALQRKSSLGRLNARLHRGRRRAQIIHSPSFRESGEVRGDEPLCSPVRTRPMSSLFG; translated from the exons ATGAAGATGGATTGTCTGGACGCGGTGAGGCGCACCGATGCGAATGTCTATGCTGTGGAGTGCAATGGCAACGGCGTAAACACGCATGACAGTTCGCTGTCAAGGACATCTGCGCCAACTGTGGATTTAAACGAGACCTCGGATGACTGCTTTAATGGTAACCCGAACGATAAAGACCAAACAAGGGAGAAATCACCGACTTCCCCTGTGCTCGTGGACAATAACCCGAAACCTCACGTCAGCAGCTCTAGGGTCGCCATATCAAAAGAACCTGCCTCATCGACTCATGGCCAAGTGGCCACTGATACAACGACCACCTTTGCAGGCACAGAGGTAAAAATGAGAGAAAGGAGAAGGCGAGAGTCAGCACCAGCTATAGGGAGTGAGCTGGACCACCCAGCACACCCAGTAGGACACCATTGTCAGGTGAGAGGCGGACGTCGGATCTCCAAGGGGTCCCAGCGGGCCATGCTTACCAGCGGGCTTTCAGAAGACAGCCCCTGGGAGGGACTCGATACGTTGGGAGATAGCAGCACTCCCAAGGGGAGTCGCAGGAACTTTATCGAGCTGATGATGAGCAGCTCCCCTCAG GTGCGGAGGTCCATGATCCACCGCAGCTCCTGCCTGCGGGACTCGGTGAAGGGCGACGGCGACACCGCCTCGCTGCTCTCCTCCTCGGCCACGGACGAGGACTGCTGCGCCTCCGTCACCCTGGACCCCCTGGAGCACGAGTGGATGCTGTGCGCGTCCGACGGCCAGTGGGACAGCCTGCAGCCCCTGCTGGCCGTGGAGCCCGGCCTGCTCTCCAAGAGGGACTTCGTCACGGGGTTCACCTGCCTCCACTGGGCCGCCAAGCAGGGCAAGGTGGAGCTGCTGGGCCAGCTGCTGTCCTTCGCCCGCGACAGCGCCGTGCCGGTGGACGTGAACGGCAGGTCCGGCTCCGGCTACACGCCAATGCATTTGGCTGCAATGCACTGCCACACTCAG gttgTGCGAGCGCTCGTGTCAGACTGGGAGGCGGACACTGAGGTGCGGGACTACAGCGGCAAGCAGGCCATCCAGTACCTGCCGCCCCCGTTGGCCGCGGACCTCCATCACCAGGGGGTGGTGGCGGCCACCTCCCCGACCGGCGCTCCCCCCGGGACGGACGCAGAGAGCACGGACCGGGGCGGCGGGACGGGCCGCGGTTGGCGCCTAGCCAGGGCCCTCCAGTCGGGCAACCTAAACCCGCTGAGGCTCCTGAACCCGTCGGCCGAGGCGACGGAACCGGACGCCGGCGCGAGCTGCAAACCCAAGGCGGGCGCGCTGCAGAGGAAGTCCTCCCTGGGTCGGCTCAACGCCCGCCTGCACCGCGGGCGGCGCCGTGCCCAGATCATCCACAGCCCCTCGTTCAGGGAGAGCGGCGAGGTGAGGGGGGATGAGCCCCTGTGCAGCCCTGTACGGACCCGACCGATGTCCAGCCTGTTTGGGTGA
- the sowahca gene encoding ankyrin repeat domain-containing protein SOWAHC isoform X1, with protein MASDCTEQSILEFLMKSGGRVEHMELINHFELIWKNDSTQTKDRETLSRLVDAVALVTVENGVKFVCMKMDCLDAVRRTDANVYAVECNGNGVNTHDSSLSRTSAPTVDLNETSDDCFNGNPNDKDQTREKSPTSPVLVDNNPKPHVSSSRVAISKEPASSTHGQVATDTTTTFAGTEVKMRERRRRESAPAIGSELDHPAHPVGHHCQVRGGRRISKGSQRAMLTSGLSEDSPWEGLDTLGDSSTPKGSRRNFIELMMSSSPQVRRSMIHRSSCLRDSVKGDGDTASLLSSSATDEDCCASVTLDPLEHEWMLCASDGQWDSLQPLLAVEPGLLSKRDFVTGFTCLHWAAKQGKVELLGQLLSFARDSAVPVDVNGRSGSGYTPMHLAAMHCHTQVVRALVSDWEADTEVRDYSGKQAIQYLPPPLAADLHHQGVVAATSPTGAPPGTDAESTDRGGGTGRGWRLARALQSGNLNPLRLLNPSAEATEPDAGASCKPKAGALQRKSSLGRLNARLHRGRRRAQIIHSPSFRESGEVRGDEPLCSPVRTRPMSSLFG; from the exons ATGGCGTCTGATTGCACTGAACAATCAATATTGGAGTTCTTGATGAAAAGCGGAGGGAGGGTCGAGCATATGGAGTTAATTAATCATTTCGAATTGATTTGGAAAAATGACTCGACGCAGACGAAGGATCGGGAGACCCTTTCACGTCTTGTGGACGCCGTAGCATTGGTGACAGTGGAGAACGGGGTGAAATTCGTGTGCATGAAGATGGATTGTCTGGACGCGGTGAGGCGCACCGATGCGAATGTCTATGCTGTGGAGTGCAATGGCAACGGCGTAAACACGCATGACAGTTCGCTGTCAAGGACATCTGCGCCAACTGTGGATTTAAACGAGACCTCGGATGACTGCTTTAATGGTAACCCGAACGATAAAGACCAAACAAGGGAGAAATCACCGACTTCCCCTGTGCTCGTGGACAATAACCCGAAACCTCACGTCAGCAGCTCTAGGGTCGCCATATCAAAAGAACCTGCCTCATCGACTCATGGCCAAGTGGCCACTGATACAACGACCACCTTTGCAGGCACAGAGGTAAAAATGAGAGAAAGGAGAAGGCGAGAGTCAGCACCAGCTATAGGGAGTGAGCTGGACCACCCAGCACACCCAGTAGGACACCATTGTCAGGTGAGAGGCGGACGTCGGATCTCCAAGGGGTCCCAGCGGGCCATGCTTACCAGCGGGCTTTCAGAAGACAGCCCCTGGGAGGGACTCGATACGTTGGGAGATAGCAGCACTCCCAAGGGGAGTCGCAGGAACTTTATCGAGCTGATGATGAGCAGCTCCCCTCAG GTGCGGAGGTCCATGATCCACCGCAGCTCCTGCCTGCGGGACTCGGTGAAGGGCGACGGCGACACCGCCTCGCTGCTCTCCTCCTCGGCCACGGACGAGGACTGCTGCGCCTCCGTCACCCTGGACCCCCTGGAGCACGAGTGGATGCTGTGCGCGTCCGACGGCCAGTGGGACAGCCTGCAGCCCCTGCTGGCCGTGGAGCCCGGCCTGCTCTCCAAGAGGGACTTCGTCACGGGGTTCACCTGCCTCCACTGGGCCGCCAAGCAGGGCAAGGTGGAGCTGCTGGGCCAGCTGCTGTCCTTCGCCCGCGACAGCGCCGTGCCGGTGGACGTGAACGGCAGGTCCGGCTCCGGCTACACGCCAATGCATTTGGCTGCAATGCACTGCCACACTCAG gttgTGCGAGCGCTCGTGTCAGACTGGGAGGCGGACACTGAGGTGCGGGACTACAGCGGCAAGCAGGCCATCCAGTACCTGCCGCCCCCGTTGGCCGCGGACCTCCATCACCAGGGGGTGGTGGCGGCCACCTCCCCGACCGGCGCTCCCCCCGGGACGGACGCAGAGAGCACGGACCGGGGCGGCGGGACGGGCCGCGGTTGGCGCCTAGCCAGGGCCCTCCAGTCGGGCAACCTAAACCCGCTGAGGCTCCTGAACCCGTCGGCCGAGGCGACGGAACCGGACGCCGGCGCGAGCTGCAAACCCAAGGCGGGCGCGCTGCAGAGGAAGTCCTCCCTGGGTCGGCTCAACGCCCGCCTGCACCGCGGGCGGCGCCGTGCCCAGATCATCCACAGCCCCTCGTTCAGGGAGAGCGGCGAGGTGAGGGGGGATGAGCCCCTGTGCAGCCCTGTACGGACCCGACCGATGTCCAGCCTGTTTGGGTGA
- the septin10 gene encoding septin 10: MSSSDVARQPDPSRSLSLSGHVGFDSLPDQLVNKSTCLGFCFNILCIGETGIGKSTLMDTLFNTNFENFEASHFEPQVKLRAQTYDLQESNVRLRLTVVNTVGFGDQMNKQESYQPVVDYIDRQFESYLQEELKIKRSLHSYHDSRVHACLYFISPTGHSLKSLDLVTMKKLDSKVNIIPVIAKADTISKSELHKFKIKIMSELVSNGVQIYQFPLDDETVAQVNTAMNGLLPFAVVGSTEEVSVGNKMVKARQYPWGVVQVENETHCDFVKLREMLICVNMEDLREQTHTAHYELYRRCKLEEMGFKDTDPESKPVSLQETYEAKRQEFLLELQKREEEMRQMFVQRVKEKESELKDSERELQNRFEQLKRLHADEKAALEEKRRLLEDDQSSFGKRRAAAQLLAAQNLTSNGKKDKDRKNSGFM; encoded by the exons ATGAGTTCTTCTGATGTGGCTCGGCAACCG GATCCGTCCcggtccctctccctgtctggcCATGTAGGTTTTGACAGCCTTCCGGACCAACTGGTTAATAAGTCTACTTGCCTGGGATTCTGCTTTAACATCCTCTGCATTG GTGAGACTGGAATTGGCAAGTCTACCTTAATGGACACTCTGTTCAACACAAACTTTGAGAACTTTGAGGCCTCCCACTTTGAGCCGCAGGTGAAGCTGCGGGCTCAGACCTACGACCTGCAGGAGAGCAACGTGCGCCTGCGCCTCACTGTGGTCAACACGGTGGGCTTTGGGGACCAGATGAATAAACAGGAGAG TTACCAGCCGGTGGTGGACTACATTGATCGTCAGTTTGAGAGCTACctgcaggaggagctgaagaTCAAGCGCTCCCTCCACAGCTACCACGACTCGCGCGTCCACGCCTGCCTCTACTTCATCTCTCCAACAGGCCACTCTCTCAAGTCCCTTGACCTGGTCACCATGAAGAAGCTGGACAGTAAG GTCAACATCATCCCCGTCATCGCCAAGGCGGACACCATCAGCAAGAGTGAGCTGCACAAGTTCAAGATCAAGATCATGAGCGAGCTGGTCAGCAACGGGGTCCAGATCTACCAGTTCCCGCTGGACGACGAGACCGTGGCCCAGGTCAACACTGCCATGAAC GGTCTTCTGCCATTCGCCGTAGTGGGCAGCACAGAGGAGGTGTCTGTGGGCAACAAAATGGTGAAGGCTCGCCAGTACCCCTGGGGCGTGGTCcaag TGGAGAACGAGACCCACTGTGACTTTGTGAAGCTGCGGGAGATGCTGATCTGCGTCAACATGGAGGACCTGCGGGAGCAGACGCACACGGCCCACTACGAGCTGTACCGCCGCTGCAAGCTGGAGGAGATGGGCTTCAAGGACACGGACCCCGAGAGCAAGCCCGTCAG tCTGCAGGAGACCTATGAGGCCAAGCGACAGGAGTTCCTGCTGGAGCTGCAgaagcgggaggaggagatgagacaGATGTTTGTCCAGAGAGTCAAGGAGAAGGAGTCAGAACTGAAGGACTCTGAGAGAGAG CTGCAGAACCGCTTCGAGCAGCTGAAGCGTCTCCACGCCGACGAGAAGGCGGcactggaggagaagaggaggctcCTGGAGGACGACCAGAGCTCCTTCGGGAAGAGGCGCGCCGCCGCCCAGCTCCTGGCCGCCCAGAACCTCACCTCCAACGGCAAGAAGGACAAGGACCGCAAGAA CTCGGGGTTCATGTGA